The sequence ATTTACTCATTACTAATCCCATATAAGCATTTATAGTTAATCCTGGCTTTTCTTTAATTATTTTTAATATTTCCTCTTCTATATTTTCTATCTTTTCTCTCTTTAATGCTTCATTAACACTTTTCCCTAAAACAATCTCTTCCATGATAATTTTAACATCACTCTCATTAATTTTTTTTGATTGCAAAGCTTGAATGATTGTTTCTAATACATCTAAAGTCAAAATTTTTGTAGATTTATTTGTTTTTTTTTCTATTTCTTTTCTCCATACAGTTAACATTTTTGCTATAAGTTCAGGATTATTATATACTGCTAATAATTCTTCAAAATCTTCTATCCTTTTTTCCTCCAGAAGTTCTTTAATTAATTCTTTATGAAGTCCTTTTTTTTCTAATTCAGATTTTATCTCGGATTTTAATTTAGGAAGATTTTCTTTTATTTTATTTATAAAGTCTCTAGAAATATGTAACAAAGGTAAATCTGTTTCAGGATACATTCTCGATGCTCCTGGTAAAGGCCTTAAAAATTCTGTTGTTCCATCTTTTAATGCTTTTTTTACTTCTTCTTTACTTTTATTTTCTCTTATTAATTTTTTTTGTCTTTCTATTTCTCTTAAAATTGTTTTTTCTATTAAATCTGGTTCTTGAACTCCCTTAATTTCTATCCGAGCTCCTTGTTTTCCATCGACATTAACCGACATATTAATATCTTGTCTTATAGTTCCTAAACCTCTCTTTACTTTACAAGCCCTTAAAATTTCTCCTATCTTTAAAGCAACTTGTTTTGCTTGTTGTGCATTTTTTATGTCCGGATATGTTGTTATTTCAACTAATGGAATTCCTAATCTGTCTAATCTGTAAATTCTATAATTTTTTTCTTCTTTTATTATTCTTGCAGCATCTTCTTCTAAAATTACTTTAGCAATTCTAACTTTTCCGAAATCTGTATCAACATATCCATTTTTAGCAATCAAAACTGTTCTTTGAAAACCACTGACATTACTTCCATCTATAACAATTTTTCGCATTATTTGAGTATTTTGTAAAATTTCGCAATTTAATAATAAAGAAATTTGTAATGCTATCTTTAATGCTTCTTGATTTATTTCTCTTGGAGGCTCTTCATCTAAATCTACTAAACAAACATTATAATAATAACATTCATAAATAAATGATTTTTCTTTCATAGATTCGTGTTTCGCAGCAATATCTACTTCTCCTTCTTCTCCCGCAACTAAATGTAATTTTCTTTTTATTGTATAATTAGGGACATCTTGTCTTAATATAGAAGGACAATTACAAAATAATTTATTAGTATCTAATTGTTGGTGTATTTCTAAACCACATCTAAGATCAAAATCCTTTTTTATTTCTTCTTTTTTCATCATAATCTTAAAAAGAAAATTAGGTTAATAAAATTAGTGTTTGTTATTTATACAAATTAATAATTGAAAATATAAAAAGTTATTCTAGATACTTTTCTAAACTTTCCTTTATTTTTAAAGTATTTTTTATTTTAATACTATTTGGATCTACTCCACAATATTCCGCAAATTCTCTCATCAAATTTAAGTATTCTTCTGAAAACTCAAATCTTTCTATTTTTGGTTTGAAGATATATCTCCCGCTTTCTTTTATTTTTTCAATTTCAAATCTTATGGGATTAAAATAAATATTATCAGAAGTGATTATTCTCTTAACCTCAATTACATTTGCTTTCTTATCTCTAATTAATCTTTTAAATGCAGGATTTCTTTTATTATCTGTAGGAAACTCTCCAATACCAACTATCTCATAATCTATTTTTTTATCTAATCTCTCTTTGATTTCTTTCCCATAATCAAACAAAGATTTTTTGAACTGATTGTAACCTTTCACCGCAGAACTTCCAGAAACAACTTCGTCTATACAGACTATTTTTATTTTTTCTCCATTATAATTATATTTTAAGAAATTTCTATACCACTTATCCAATATTTTTTCTCTATCTTTAAATCTGCTAGAGTTTGGAGGATATTCTAGTATTTCTGAAGGAAAATGTCTATCTGCTATACACATTAAATCTACTAAAGGAATTGAACCAATAAGAGGAGCAAAGATATAAGTTGGTTTTTTTGACTTAACAATATCTATAATTTTTTTTATTCCTTTAGCAAAAGACTCAAATTCTTCTCTTGTATATTGAGATAATTTATTTTCCATAATTCATAATATCTTTCTGTATTTATAAAACTTTCTATTTTTTAACTATTATAAAGTGATAACTTCATTCTTCCAACCTTTCATTAAATTCTCCTGAAATATTTCTCAACATTAATTCTTTGATCCTCTTTATATCAGAAGTTTTTCCTAAAACATAACTTAATTTAATAAGAGCAACTTCTGGTAACATATCTTTCAAATAAATTACTCCTATTTTTTCTAATTCTCTTGCTGGGCTATAAACATATTCATCTACCCTACCATACAAAGTTTGTGTTGTCATACAAATTATGGTTCCATTGTTAATTGCTTTTTTTATTGAAGGCAAAAGATTTTCTTTTACATCATTACCAATAGCAACATGGCCTAAACCAGAACCTTCTAAGATTATACCTTTATAACAAGAAGAAAGATAATCTATTACTTCCGATTTTAAACCTGGAAAGAATTTTAACAAAAAAACATTTTCTTCAAAAGATAAATCTAATTTAACTTTCTTTGTTTCATCTCTTTTATTATAAAAAGATAAAATTTCTATTTTTCCATCTGGAAAAACCTTAGCTATCGGCTTTTCATTAACAGATTTAAAAGCATCTCTTCTGCTTGCATGTAATTTTCTAACTTTTGTTCCTCTATGAACATAACAATAATCATCATTAATCGTTGCATGTCCAACTACTACAACTTCAGCAATATCGCTAAGAGCGGTATAAGCAGAACATAACAAATTCATTTCTGCATCACTACTTGCTCTATCGCTACTTCTCTGTGCATAAGTTAAAACAACTGGCTTATTAATATCCTTTAAAAAAAAAGATAAAGCAGTAGAAGTATAATGTAAAAAATCTGTTCCATGAGTTATAATAATTCCTTTTATATTTTTATTATTTAAACTACTTTCAACTTCTTTAGCTAAAATTTTCCAGTCTTCCCAACACATATTTTCAGAAGCTTTCATAAATGGAATTTTTATTTGATTAATATTAACTATATTAAAAATTTCTGGATAAAACTTAAATAATTCTTCTGGCTTTGTTATCCAAGAAACTCCTCCTGTTTTGTAATCTACTTTACTAGATATTGTCCCACCAGTTATGATTAAATCTATATAAGGTAAGTTTTTATTTTCTTCTATTTTTATTTTTTCTTCCTCTTTCTTAAATTTTTCTATTAATTCTATATTTATTATATCTTCTTTTTTTATTCCTATATTGTAACCTGAATCTAATTTTATTAATATTAAAGAAGAATCACTTGAAGGAATAAAAGTCCCTTCTATATCTTCTTTAGAAGTAATAACTTTTATTTTATCTCCAAAACTAATATTTTTTTCTATTTTCATTTACTTATAAAAAAACAAATATATAAAAATGTTTTTAAAAACATTTTAAAACTCTTATTGTTTGAAAAGATATCTGAAAAAGAAATTGAAAAAATTTGTAAAGAAGTAATAGAAGAGAATAAAAAAGCAGTTTCTGATTACAAAAATGGAGAAGAAAAAGCTTTATCTTTTCTTATTGGAGCAGTAATGAAAAAGAGTGATAGAAGAGCAGATATTAATTTAATTAAAAAAATTTTATTAAAGGAAATAGAAAAGTAATCATTTTAATAATTCTAATATTGTTCCTATAAGAAATATTAAAGAAAATAAAAATATAATAAATTTATTTATTTTTAATTCATACTCTGGTTTTCTTTCACTATTCTTTTTCGCATTATAATTCATAAATAAAATTAAAATTCCAGTTAAACCGCCAGAAATAACGCCACCTATACCTAATATTTTTATAAAACTATCTATTTTAAATATATAAAATATAATAATCAATCAAATTCTTTAGTTATCCACATTTTCTTATCATAGTCATAATAAACAAAATAGTAAGTCCCTTCAAAATTTATTGGAATATTATATTTATAATTTATAGAATTACATATTATTTCGCTACATAAATTAATTTTTTCTATATAAGTTTCATTAATATTTTTATAAATATAAGCATACTTCCCAAATCCTAATTTATTATTCAATTTTATCTTAAAAATTCTAGATTCTTCTAATGAGATTTCCATGATCTTTTCATTTTCTTTGTATAATTCTACTTTTTTTTCTTCTTTATTGTAAGGGATAGCTAAATAAAATTCACTTTCTATTATTTGATTCGCTCCTCCAACAGTATCATTACTGTCATTTAAACCATCGACAAATAAAAAAGAAGGATCAAAATTTATATTATATGAATTATTTCCAGTAACTTTTAAGTTATATTCTTTATTCATATTATGTAAAATGTTAGGAGAGCATCCAGTTTCAAGACCTTTACTTATTAATTTTATACTTCCATTGTTATAATTAAATCTTAGCAAGAAATATTTTTTATTACTACAATTATCTTCTTGAGAGAAAGTTAGTTTTGCAGAAGATATAATAATAATTAGTAAAAAAATTGCTATTAATAATATTATTTTTTTTTTCATTTGTATTTTTCTAAATAATTTTTAATTATATTTTCATTTAATTCATAATAACTCTTTGAAAATAAACTTCTCATGATACTATTCTGAGAGGATCTAAAATAATTATTATTTGAACATCCTTGATAACATCCATATGAATTTGCATGTAAATAGTTACATGAAGAAAAACAATTTTTTTGATTAAATGGAAGTGAGGATGGTACATATTCGTCTGCTAAATTGGCAAATAAATGTCCAAATTCATGTAATATAATTTGTTTAGGAGAATTTATATTAATACTCCCGATACCCATATAAGCAGAACTTCTTATAATGCTATTTCTCGAAGATAAAACAAATATATAATCATAATTACATGATGATGCAAGTTGTATTGTTTGTTTATTATAACAAAACAAAAAGTTATTATTTATTTCGCAAGTAGTTTTATTTGGAATATAATAAAAATTAAATTTTGTCTTAGCAGATGAAAATGGAGTAAAATTAAAAATTTCATTAATATATAGATTAGATAATTCTAATAATTTAACTTCATCTAAATTATCTGTAAGAAAAACGATATCTATTTTATCTGAAGGTTCTCCATTAATCTTTATTATATTACAATTTCCGGAATTTGGGGATTTAATTATTGGTTTAAAAGAAAAAAAAATAATTAATGTAATAATCAATAAAAATAAAATATTAATTATTATTAATATTTTAAACTTTTTCTCCATATAAATTGTAAAGGTAAAGTATATATATAAATTTTTATATTAAAAATTTTAAAAATTTAAAATAAATTAATATTTTCTAATCCCCTCTCTGCTTCTAATATTAAAATATCTTTATTTTATAAAATGAAAAAAAATAGATATTCCAAATTTTCTATATATTCATACATTATTCTATTTCTTATGAAGAAAAGGAATATTATACGATAATATAATAATAATTCGGGTTTATTTTAGGATTTATCTTAGAATTAATTAAAAAAGGTTGAAGGATATTTTAACTTAATACTTTTATTAATTTAACAATTCTTAACATACTGTTCATTTAAATTGTTACATAATATATAATTATCATTATTTTTTATTTTTATAGAAGGAAGTAATTTTATTTTATCTAAAAACCCTATATTGTTTGGGATAGTCAAATTATATTCTTTTATCCCTTCTATTTTATCAGGATAAGGTTCTGCAAATACTATAGACATTGAATCTTTACTTCCTATGAGTACTATTAAACTTGAACTGTATATAGGATCTCCTAAATTTTTAATCTTAAAATATAAACTTCCATCTTCATTTATACAACCAAAATAAGTTAATGTTAGTTGAGATGGGCAATTAAACTTAGCGAGTTCTTCTGAAGAAGAATCTTGAATTTTTAATATAACATTTTTTAAATATTTTGATAAAATTAATATTGCAGATACAACAATTAATATTAATAATAGAGCAATTATAACTTCCGACATTCCTTTTTTCTTCATAAATTAATTAATAAAGGGGAGTTTTTAATTATTTTGGAAATATTTATTAATTGAGTTAATTTTATAGAGAAATGAAAAATGATATTGTAAAAATAGGCCTAGAAATACATTGTTATTTAACAACAAAAGAAAAATTGTTTTGTAGATGCAAAGCAATAAGACATTTTGTTAAACAAAATATAAAACCCAATACAAATATTTGCCCTATTTGTACAGGAATGCCTGGAAGTAAGCCTATGTTGCCTAACGAAGAAGCAATAAAAAAAGCAATTTCTATAGGATTAATATTAAATTGTAATATTAATAAAAAAATAATCTGGCAAAGAAAACATTATGACTGGCCAGATTTACCAAAAGGATATCAGATAACTCAATCCGGAAGTTATAGTATTCCTTTAGCAGAAAAAGGTTTTTTTGATGGAATAAAAATAAAAGAATTACACTTAGAAGAAGATCCTGCTTCATGGAACCCAGAAACAGGAGAAATAGATTACAATAGGTCTGGCTTACCATTAGTAGAAATTGTTACAGAGCCTAATTTTAATTCTTCTGAACAAGTTGTTGAATGGATAAAAAATCTTTTATTAACTTTATCTTACATAAAAGCAATCGAAAAAAATGCAGGAATAAAAGTTGATGTCAATATATCAACAAATAATGGTGAGAGGGTAGAAGTAAAAAATATTTCTTCTATAGAAAACATAAAAAAAGCAATAGATTATGAATTAAAAAGACAAAAAAAAGAGACAGCAAAAAGAGAAACAAGAAGATTTGATGAAACAATAAATAAAACTGTAGTAATGAGAAAAAAGGAAAAAGAAGAGGACTATAGATTTATACCAGAGCCAGATTTGCCTATACTAAAAATTTCTGAAAAAGAAATAGAAGATATAAAAAAATCTCTTCCAGAAACACCTTCGGAAAAATTAAACAAATTAATAAAAAAGTATAAAATAGATGAAAAGAATGCTAAAATTTTAACAAAAAATTTAGATATAGTAGAATTTTTTGAAGGAGTAGCAGAAAAAATAGATGCAAAATTTGCATTGCCATGGATAACTATAGAATTATTAAGAGTTTTAAACTATAATAAAAAAAGTTTAGATGAAGTTGATATTAAAGTAGAACATTTTATAGAACTTTTAGAAGCCGTAAAAAATAAAAAAATAACAGAACTAAAAGCAAAACAAATTTTAAATGAATTTGTTCCTAATTCCTTTTCAATAAAAAAGAACCTTAAAGAATTTGAAAAGATATCTGAAAAAGAAATTGAAAAAATTTGTAAAGAAGTAATAGAAGAGAATAAAAAAGCAGTTTCTGATTACAAAAATGGAGAAGAAAAAGCTTTATCTTTTCTTATTGGAGCAGTAATGAAAAAGAGTGATAGAAGAGCAGATATTAATTTAATTAAAAAAATTTTATTAAAGGAAATAGAAAAGTAATCATTTTAATAATTCTAATATTGTTCCTATAAGAAATATTAAAGAAAATAAAAATATAATAAATTTATTTATTTTTAATTCATACTCTGGTTTTCTTTCACTATTCTTTTTCGCATTATAATTCATAAATAAAATTAAAATTCCAGTTAAACCGCCAGAAATAACGCCACCTATACCTAATATTTTTATAAAACTATCTATTTTAAATATATAAAATAACAAAAAAATAATGAATGGAACAAAAGAAGAAAAAATCCATCCTTTCATTCTTCCTAATTTTAAATCAAATCTAAACATGTCACGTATTGCAATAGACAAAGAAAAATAAGCTGTAAACAAAGTAAGTACAGCTAAAGATGAGTAAATTCTGTTTAAAGATAAAGTTGCAATTTCATTTATGTTTTCTGCAAAATTTCCTAACAATACAAAACTAAAAATAGAATATAATATAAAAGGAACTAAAGTTCCTATTATTATTACATCTTTTATATAATTTTCTTTTCCATGCATAACTCTATTAACTTCTGGTATAGCAGAAAAACCTAAAAAACTAAAAAGAATAACACCAAAAGGCAAAAAAAAATTTTCTTTATTTACATACATTAGATTTTCTAATTTTATTGACTTTACATAATTAATAAAAATAATTAGAAACAAAATAATAACTAAAAACATTGAAATTTTTTCATATTTTTTTAAGGCTTTTAATCCAATAAAAGTTAAATAACACATTATTAGCCAGAAAAAACAAGAAAAAATAAAACTATAATTGAAATTTCCAAAAATTAGATAAGATAAACTTTCTCCTTCAGCAATAATGTATGCTATTAAAGCAGAATATATACCAAAAATTGTTGCAAAAAACATTAAAAATTTTCCTATTTCTCCAGTATATTTTTCTGCATATCCAACAAGTTGAAGATTTCCTTTTGTTCTTAATACTATTTCTCCTAAATATAATTTTATAGTAAGAATAAATAAAAAAACAAATAAAATAACTAATAAACCTGGTATAAATCCTGATTTACTAACAACATAAGGAATTCCTAAAAATCCTGCGCCTACAATAGTTCCAATTAATATTGCTAAAGCTGGAATAAATTTTAATATTGTTTTCACCATCTTTTTTACTATAAATCATAAGATATTACTTTTAAGATTATAGGCCTACGAGGATTCGAACCTCGATTTCTCGGTCCGAAGCCGAGTAGTCTATCCATTGACTTATAGGCCTAATCTTCTAAATGTATTTTAAATATACAATTATTATATCGAAAGATTTAATAAATGTTTTTATTTAAAATTAATTATAATGAAGAAGAAAAAAGAACTTGGAATAACAGCAAAAAAAGATGAATTTTCAGAATGGTTTACTCAACTCATAATAAAAGCAGATTTGGCAGATTATTCTTCTGTTTCGGGATGTTTAGTTTATAAACCCTATTCTTATGCAATATGGGAAAAAATAAAAGAAATATTAGACAAAGAATTTAAAAAGATTGGAATAAAAAATTGTTATTTTCCTTTATTCATACCAGAAAAATTACTAGAAAAAGAAAAAGAACATGTCGAAGGATTTTCTCCAGAAGTAGCATGGGTCATTAAAGCGGGAAATACAGACTTAAAAGAAAAATTAGCTATAAGGCCTACAAGCGAAGCAATAATGTATGATTCTTATTCCAAATGGATTAGAAGTTATAGAGATTTACCATTAAGATTAAATCAATGGAATAATGTTGTTAGATGGGAATTTAAAAACCCAATACCTTTTTTAAGAACAAGAGAATTTTTATGGAATGAAGGGCATCATGTTTATTCTAATGAAAAAGAACTAAATGAAGATAAAGAAAAAATACTAAAAATTTATTATAATTTTATGAAAGAATATATGGCTTTACCTGGAATAATAGGAAGAAAAACAGAAAAAGAAAAATTTGCAGGAGCAAAAGCAACCTACACGATAGAAGTTATTTTGCCTAATGGAAAAGCTATTCAAGGACCAGATTATCATGATGATGGTCAAAATTTTTCAAAAGCATACAATATAAAATATTTAGATGAAGATGGAAAGGAAAAATATGTTTATCAATCAACTTATGCAATTTCAACAAGAATGCTTGGAGTTATGTTTATTGTTCATTCAGACAACAAAGGTTTAATATTACCACCTAAACTAGCTCCAATACAAATTGTTATTGTTCCTATATTTTTCGAGAAATCAAAAGAGAAAGTTTTAAAAGAAGCAAAAGAATTAGAAAAAAAACTAAAAAATTATAATGTTTTTTTAGATTCTAGAGAAAATTACAAACCTGGATTTAAATTTAATGAGTGGGAATTAAAAGGAGTTCCTTTGAGAATAGAAATTGGTCCTAAGGATATAGAAAAAAACCAGGTTGTTATTGTAAAAAGAACAACAAATGAAAAAAGAATTGTTAAAATTAAGAATATAGAAAAAGAAGTGAAAAAAACTTTGGAAGAAATACATAATGAACTTTATGAAAAAGCATTAAAACTAATGAACGAAAGTATTTTAATAGCTAAAGATTTTGAAGAGTTAAAAAGAATAATAAATAATAAAAAAATTGCTTTAACTACATTATGTTCTTCAGAAGGATGTGAGGAAAAAATAAAAGAAGAAACATCTGCAAAAACCCTTAATATACCTGAAGATAAAAAAATAGGAAATGAAAAGTGTATTATTTGTAATAAAAAAGCGTCCTATTATGTTTATATTGGAAAAAGTTATTAAATTTAATTAAATTATTTTTTTAAATTTTTATCTAATTGTATTTATTTACCAATTCTTCTATCTTATCTTTAAATTTTTTTAAATTTTCTACATTAAGGGTAGCTCCTGTTGCCATTTCGTGACCTCCACCAGTAGCGTTTTCTAATTTTTTTATTGCTTCTTCTGTAATCTTTTTGGCATTTTCCCCACGAATAGAAACATTTGCTTTTGAACCTTTTATATAAACAACAACAATAAATTTATCTGGGTTTTCATAAAATAGTTTATTAGAAAGATCTGCAGATAAAGAGAGATTCCCAGAATATTGAAAATATATTATCTTTTTCTCTTTTTTTATAAATTTTTTTGTACGTTCTAATAATTTATTAAATGTTTTTTCTACTTGATTAAATCTTTCTAACATAAAATTTGTTTTTTCTTCTTTTAATATTTCATAAGGAGATTTTATTTTTTGTAATATTTTTATCATTTTTACAACATTAGAAGTTTTGTCTTTTAAAGCAAAATTTAAAATTCTTACAATCTTTCCAAACTCTGTTTTATATAATATATCAAAAGCATTTTTTATATTTTCATAATTTAATAATTCTTTGTAATCTTTTTTAAAATCGCTTATAAAATCTGGTATATAACCATCACTTATACAACCTGCTAAAGCTATCCATAGATCTTCTCTTTTTTTGTTTATTTTATAACACCAATATGTTACAGGCTCTTTAGATTTTTTTTCTCCTTTTGCAATATTATAATAATAAATTTTTTCTTTTTCTATATCATAATTTTGATTTACATCATGATGATCTATCCAAACAATGGGTATATTCATCTCATAAACTTTATTAATAAAATCTTTACTAACTAAAGGTTTATCTAAAATGAATACATAATCTGAATTTAATTCCTCTATTTTTTTTATATAACTCTTATTTAATTCTGGTCTAGATTTTATTGCAACTCCTTTTCCTTTATTAATAAAACGGCTCAACAAAAGAAAACTACACAAGCCGTCTAAATCGTCATCAAAAAAAAATAAAGGATTGTTTGTTTTTTCTAAATGAATTAATATTTCTTCTATTTGTTCTTTAGTTAACATTTTTTAAAATATTTTTTCTAACATAATATTTTCTTTTAGTTCGGATAATTCTTTTAAAAAATTATTTACCTTTTCTGGATTTTTTAGTATTTTTTCTAATTCTTTTGGATTACTATTTATTATTGAATCAAGATTATCGAAATGTTCTATAATCATTTTAATATCTTCCTTTGGGAAATCTAACTTATCAAGTAACCTATATCCTTTAGGTTTTATGTATTCTTCTTTTGTGTTAGGAAAATATATCTCTATGATTCTAGATGTTTCTAATAGATTATCAAAATTTAATTTAGAAATTTCTTTATTGTATTTTTTATTTTTTTCTTGGCAATAGTCTTGTATTATTAATTTTTTTATTTTATCAACTTCTTTAATTAATTCTTTCATTCTTATTTTTAATAAGATTCCTTCATTTCCCAATTCTACTATATCTTTTTTCATCATATTTGATATTCTTAAAATAATTTCTATTCTTTGTAATAAAGAAGAAACATCATTTATAGATACTAAGCTTGTAATTTCTAATTTATTTAAATTTAACAAGAGATTGTTATAAATTTCTTTTTGTTTTTCTAATATCTGCAGTTTTTCTAAAGATTTATTTAAAATATCTCTTGTATCTCTTAAAGAATATTTAAGATTATTATAATATAAAGTTATTGAAGATTTCCTTTCAGAAATCGCTATAACTAAAGTTTTTAGTTGTTTTGCTGTTCTTTCTGCAGCTTGATGTCTTGATCCTGTTTCTTCTGTTAAAATTTTTGGGTCGGGAATTAATAAACAATTAGCATAGATAATTTTTTTTAAGTCTTTAGATAAAATAATAGCACCATCCATTTTGCTTAATTCAAATAATCTTTGTGGAGTAAATTTGCAATTTAATTTAAAACCTCCGGAAATAATCTCTTCGACATTGCTAGAAGCAATAACTATTAGAGCTCCTCTTCTTCCTAAAACAATATCATCTATTCCTCTTCTTAAAGGCGTGCCTGGAGAAACTAATTTCAAAGCATCTAAGATATCAAATTTTTCTTTCTTTTTTATTTCAATAAAATCCTCTTTCTTTTCTTCTACAGTATTTTTTAAAGAAATAAGATTATTGTCTATATTTTCCTCTTTTTTATTTTTTTCTTCCATTTTTTTAAATGGTTAGAAATATTTATAAATTATGCTATTATAATACTTATATGAATAAATGGTTAGAATTATTGATAGGTTTAATACTTTTAGTAGGAGCAATTATTTTTGCTTTTAATTCTGCAAATTGGGGTGCTTTTTGGAATTTTAAACATGCTGCTTGGGAATTTTTTAAAGGTGGTTTAATTTGGTTTGTTATTTTAATAGGAGTATTATTCATTATTTTAGGAATATCTGATTTAAAAGAATAAAAAAGAAAGGGGGAAAAATTAAGCAAAAATAATTGCTTTTGATAATTATTTCTATAAATTATTTTAAACTATTTTATTAATTAAATTTAAATATTTCTTAATACAAATTTCTTAATATAAATAGAAAAATATATTAATTTCTT is a genomic window of Candidatus Pacearchaeota archaeon containing:
- the gatE gene encoding Glu-tRNA(Gln) amidotransferase subunit GatE, yielding MMKKEEIKKDFDLRCGLEIHQQLDTNKLFCNCPSILRQDVPNYTIKRKLHLVAGEEGEVDIAAKHESMKEKSFIYECYYYNVCLVDLDEEPPREINQEALKIALQISLLLNCEILQNTQIMRKIVIDGSNVSGFQRTVLIAKNGYVDTDFGKVRIAKVILEEDAARIIKEEKNYRIYRLDRLGIPLVEITTYPDIKNAQQAKQVALKIGEILRACKVKRGLGTIRQDINMSVNVDGKQGARIEIKGVQEPDLIEKTILREIERQKKLIRENKSKEEVKKALKDGTTEFLRPLPGASRMYPETDLPLLHISRDFINKIKENLPKLKSEIKSELEKKGLHKELIKELLEEKRIEDFEELLAVYNNPELIAKMLTVWRKEIEKKTNKSTKILTLDVLETIIQALQSKKINESDVKIIMEEIVLGKSVNEALKREKIENIEEEILKIIKEKPGLTINAYMGLVMSKFKGKINGKEAYEIIKTLLNKKS
- the gatD gene encoding Glu-tRNA(Gln) amidotransferase subunit GatD; translation: MKIEKNISFGDKIKVITSKEDIEGTFIPSSDSSLILIKLDSGYNIGIKKEDIINIELIEKFKKEEEKIKIEENKNLPYIDLIITGGTISSKVDYKTGGVSWITKPEELFKFYPEIFNIVNINQIKIPFMKASENMCWEDWKILAKEVESSLNNKNIKGIIITHGTDFLHYTSTALSFFLKDINKPVVLTYAQRSSDRASSDAEMNLLCSAYTALSDIAEVVVVGHATINDDYCYVHRGTKVRKLHASRRDAFKSVNEKPIAKVFPDGKIEILSFYNKRDETKKVKLDLSFEENVFLLKFFPGLKSEVIDYLSSCYKGIILEGSGLGHVAIGNDVKENLLPSIKKAINNGTIICMTTQTLYGRVDEYVYSPARELEKIGVIYLKDMLPEVALIKLSYVLGKTSDIKRIKELMLRNISGEFNERLEE
- a CDS encoding M64 family metallopeptidase; translation: MEKKFKILIIINILFLLIITLIIFFSFKPIIKSPNSGNCNIIKINGEPSDKIDIVFLTDNLDEVKLLELSNLYINEIFNFTPFSSAKTKFNFYYIPNKTTCEINNNFLFCYNKQTIQLASSCNYDYIFVLSSRNSIIRSSAYMGIGSININSPKQIILHEFGHLFANLADEYVPSSLPFNQKNCFSSCNYLHANSYGCYQGCSNNNYFRSSQNSIMRSLFSKSYYELNENIIKNYLEKYK
- the gatB gene encoding Asp-tRNA(Asn)/Glu-tRNA(Gln) amidotransferase subunit GatB, which encodes MKNDIVKIGLEIHCYLTTKEKLFCRCKAIRHFVKQNIKPNTNICPICTGMPGSKPMLPNEEAIKKAISIGLILNCNINKKIIWQRKHYDWPDLPKGYQITQSGSYSIPLAEKGFFDGIKIKELHLEEDPASWNPETGEIDYNRSGLPLVEIVTEPNFNSSEQVVEWIKNLLLTLSYIKAIEKNAGIKVDVNISTNNGERVEVKNISSIENIKKAIDYELKRQKKETAKRETRRFDETINKTVVMRKKEKEEDYRFIPEPDLPILKISEKEIEDIKKSLPETPSEKLNKLIKKYKIDEKNAKILTKNLDIVEFFEGVAEKIDAKFALPWITIELLRVLNYNKKSLDEVDIKVEHFIELLEAVKNKKITELKAKQILNEFVPNSFSIKKNLKEFEKISEKEIEKICKEVIEENKKAVSDYKNGEEKALSFLIGAVMKKSDRRADINLIKKILLKEIEK
- a CDS encoding aromatic amino acid transport family protein, whose translation is MVKTILKFIPALAILIGTIVGAGFLGIPYVVSKSGFIPGLLVILFVFLFILTIKLYLGEIVLRTKGNLQLVGYAEKYTGEIGKFLMFFATIFGIYSALIAYIIAEGESLSYLIFGNFNYSFIFSCFFWLIMCYLTFIGLKALKKYEKISMFLVIILFLIIFINYVKSIKLENLMYVNKENFFLPFGVILFSFLGFSAIPEVNRVMHGKENYIKDVIIIGTLVPFILYSIFSFVLLGNFAENINEIATLSLNRIYSSLAVLTLFTAYFSLSIAIRDMFRFDLKLGRMKGWIFSSFVPFIIFLLFYIFKIDSFIKILGIGGVISGGLTGILILFMNYNAKKNSERKPEYELKINKFIIFLFSLIFLIGTILELLK
- the proS gene encoding proline--tRNA ligase, which codes for MKKKKELGITAKKDEFSEWFTQLIIKADLADYSSVSGCLVYKPYSYAIWEKIKEILDKEFKKIGIKNCYFPLFIPEKLLEKEKEHVEGFSPEVAWVIKAGNTDLKEKLAIRPTSEAIMYDSYSKWIRSYRDLPLRLNQWNNVVRWEFKNPIPFLRTREFLWNEGHHVYSNEKELNEDKEKILKIYYNFMKEYMALPGIIGRKTEKEKFAGAKATYTIEVILPNGKAIQGPDYHDDGQNFSKAYNIKYLDEDGKEKYVYQSTYAISTRMLGVMFIVHSDNKGLILPPKLAPIQIVIVPIFFEKSKEKVLKEAKELEKKLKNYNVFLDSRENYKPGFKFNEWELKGVPLRIEIGPKDIEKNQVVIVKRTTNEKRIVKIKNIEKEVKKTLEEIHNELYEKALKLMNESILIAKDFEELKRIINNKKIALTTLCSSEGCEEKIKEETSAKTLNIPEDKKIGNEKCIICNKKASYYVYIGKSY